From a single Pieris rapae chromosome 17, ilPieRapa1.1, whole genome shotgun sequence genomic region:
- the LOC111002001 gene encoding acylamino-acid-releasing enzyme isoform X2 has product MDSVQCKAFAMTGQIERIVQVYKTLSKIPSILGARLNNSGTKVSSKWSVRNIDKGKHSQFAVNYILDEDLKVVAESDFGINISNELLSAVSPKETYKAIIREEKNGKDNKCFLEVWSKNCLAHSIDLTALDIHGNVYADAEFGSLDWSPDEKSLIYIAEQKPKKSEPYIKRKPADKEANGDGDKRIIPGEEYIYKPDWGEQLVGKKRSVVVKCDLDTESLTLLDGIPEAMCPGQVKFTSDGRAVVGVVWQVFDPTRLGLIFCTNRLSHIFYLSLDGVYRRLSRPEGAVRSPRLSPEGDVVWLQRTLGGPHHACHQIVRLRKNDLDSVIAEQINESKEEILLDIVDDKMYIKNGTFHGMYGLSLPLKCFSGGRLIFSTPCLNEINSYVLDLESKIITNISLVPAGSTSVLCVVEDKVLASYSNVKTPGQLYIAKIPQRGSEMSIQWVRVSSPNPVPELSDAQVEYMNLEHPNCEDDVKSFNCILVSSSEKRPLVVWPHGGPHSAFVNAYSLETAFFHLLGLATLRLNYRGSTGSGDDNVISLIGHVGVYDVQDALLALNILKGKFEKFILYGGSYGGFLCAHLAGQYPDMFRAMVLRNPLIDLATKVSYADNPDGCYVEAGLNYHESGEVLDKEILAMRRCSPIVHAHKVIAPTALMLGSNDKRVPCYQGLDYAKRLKANGVNTRVYMYEDNHSLSSLNSEMDNLINGADWFLTHLKE; this is encoded by the exons ATGGATAGTGTACAGTGTAAGGCTTTTGCAATGACTGGGCAG ATTGAAAGAATTGTACAGGTTTATAAAACCTTGTCAAAAATCCCATCCATCCTTGGAGCACGACTAAATAATTCTGGTACTAAAGTGTCATCAAAATGgtcagttagaaacattgacAAAGGAAAACATAGCCAGTTTGCTGTTAATTATATCCTTGATGAAGATTTGAAGGTGGTTGCTGAAAGTGATTTTGGCATAAACATCAGTAATGA ATTGCTCTCGGCTGTATCACCAAAAGAGACATACAAAGCCATAATAAGGGAAGAAAAAAATggtaaagataataaatgctTCTTGGAAGTCTGGTCCAAAAACTGCCTTGCACATTCAATAGATTTGACAGCATTGGATATACATGGGAATGTTTATGCTGATG CTGAATTTGGAAGTCTGGACTGGTCACCGGATGAAAAGAGTTTGATATACATTGCTGAGCAGAAACCAAAGAAATCTGAACCCTATATTAAGAGGAAACCAGCCGATAAAGAAGCGAATGGAGATGGTGATAAGAGAATTATACCT ggtgaagaatatatttacaagCCAGATTGGGGTGAACAGCTAGTTGGTAAGAAACGGTCAGTGGTGGTCAAATGTGACCTGGATACGGAATCTCTCACTCTGCTTGATGGAATACCAGAAGCCATGTGCCCTGGGCAG GTAAAATTCACGTCCGACGGCCGTGCAGTCGTAGGTGTGGTCTGGCAGGTCTTTGACCCTACTCGACTCGGACTCATATTTTGTACGAACAGACTAAGTCATATATTCTACTTGAGCCTTGATGGTGTTTATC GTAGGTTAAGTAGACCTGAAGGCGCTGTCAGGTCCCCCAGACTGTCTCCAGAGGGAGACGTCGTGTGGCTCCAGCGAACACTTGGGGGGCCGCATCATGCCTGCCATCAGATCGTCAGGCTGAGGAAGAATGAC CTAGACAGTGTAATTGCAGAACAGATTAATGAAAGCAAAGAGGAAATACTATTGGATATAGTAGATgacaaaatgtatattaaaaacggGACATTTCATGGCATGTATGGCCTAAGTTTACCCCTAAAATGCTTTAGCGGGGGCCGATTGATTTTCAGTACTCCGTGTCTCAATGAGATTAATAGCTACGTTTTGGATTTAG AAAGCAAAATTATAACGAATATCTCGCTGGTGCCGGCTGGTTCTACGTCAGTACTGTGCGTGGTGGAAGACAAGGTATTGGCGTCCTACTCTAATGTCAAAACTCCGGGACAG TTGTACATCGCAAAGATTCCGCAACGCGGATCGGAAATGTCAATACAATGGGTTCGTGTGAGTTCACCAAACCCGGTTCCTGAGCTAAGCGATGCTCAAGTTGAGTATATGAACTTGGAGCATCCGAACTGCGAGGATGACGTCA AATCCTTCAACTGCATATTGGTAAGCAGCAGCGAGAAGCGCCCTCTGGTGGTTTGGCCCCACGGTGGACCGCATTCAGCCTTCGTCAACGCATATTCTTTGGAAACGGCCTTCTTCCACTTACTAG GACTCGCAACTCTTCGTTTGAATTATCGCGGCTCAACTGGTTCAGGAGATGACAACGTCATTTCCCTCATAGGCCATGTTGGGGTTTATGATGTACAAGACGCACTGTTAgccttaaatatattgaaaggaaaatttgaaaaatttattctatatGGCGGTAGTTACGGGGGATTTTTGTGTGCGCATTTGGCTGGACAATATCCAGATATGTTTAGAGCTATGGTATTGAGGAATCCACTTATAGATTTGGCTACGAAAGTCAGTTATGCGGATAACCCAGATGG GTGTTACGTAGAAGCTGGTCTTAATTACCACGAGTCCGGTGAAGTGTTGGACAAAGAGATTCTGGCCATGCGCAGATGTTCGCCAATAGTCCACGCCCACAAGGTTATAGCACCCACCGCTTTGATGCTGGGTTCAAATGATAAACGGGTACCTTGTTACCAAGGACTGGACTATGCTAAAAGGTTGAAGGCTAATGGGGTCAATACGag agTATACATGTACGAAGATAATCATTCTCTGAGCAGCTTAAATTCGGAAATGGATAATCTCATCAACGGTGCCGATTGGTTCCTGACCCATTTGAAGGAATAA
- the LOC110994751 gene encoding transcription factor Adf-1 isoform X1, protein MEFFEDNLIELVRNYPSLYKNKDKKHTSLLVKENCWREIAKKLNKTEAECKKRWRSLRDSFIKLQRTHGGRTRWPYHNAMRFLLPHIEPKSETLIKRETSDSETEEEVRHRPGQSLPDLFLEPRLDDEDDFQPKKPRLNSSDDELQRTDPDELFLLSCASTLKRLNAKQNAVARLKIQQVLYEAEFGTQMELPYVTPASDCDYENVDGSVE, encoded by the exons ATGGAATTTTTCGAAGacaatttaatagaattaGTTCGCAACTATCcttctttgtataaaaataaagacaaaaaacaTACAAGTTTGTTGGTTAAAGAAAATTGCTGGAGGGAGATAGCTAAGAAGTTGAATAAAACAG AAGCCGAATGTAAAAAGCGATGGCGTTCATTGCGGGATTCATTCATAAAACTGCAGCGGACTCACGGTGGACGCACGCGTTGGCCATACCACAATGCCATGAGGTTCCTTTTACCACATATAGAACCGAAATCTGAAACTTT AATTAAACGAGAAACCTCAGACTCGGAAACAGAAGAAGAAGTCCGTCACCGTCCAGGTCAATCTCTTCCTGATCTCTTTTTAGAACCGCGACTAGATGATGAAGACGACTTTCAGCCGAAGAAACCTCGACTGAACTCCTCAGATGATGAGCTTCAGAGAACAGACCCGGATGAGCTATTCCTATTAAGTTGCGCGTCGACCCTCAAAAGACTTAATGCCAAGCAAAATGCTGTAGCTAGATTGAAAATACAACAG GTACTATATGAAGCTGAATTCGGCACTCAAATGGAGCTTCCATACGTCACTCCGGCCAGCGATTGTGATTATGAAAACGTTGACGGTTCAGtcgaataa
- the LOC123689902 gene encoding trehalase-like, with product MLQNLRRYAPLYPVLGILGACAQALTVVPSCNSSIYCTGELLHRVQLARIFPDSKTFVDLKLVHTENETLADFAKLMQKTANNPSRDQLAGFLDQHFLDGNELEQWRPPDFNPDPPILKQITDPKLREFAKNVIGFWDKLGRKVNPDVNTHSNQYSFLYVPNGFIVPGGRFKELYYWDSFWIIRGLLICNMTQTAKGMIENLLYLVEKFGYIPNGSRVYYLGRSQPPMLAAMVAIYYTYTDDLAWLEKHLPTVEKELQYWLEKKKVTVEVKGKHYVLLRYFADRSGKGPRPESYFEDYTTAQTLEDAIKREEFYAEMKSAAESGWDFSTRWFVTAGQDVIGKLTDVHASRILPVDLNAIFAGALELVGDFRNKLKDRREAKKWWSLAKYWRNAIENVMWDDADGVWYDYDAKAEAPRRHFYPSCTAPLWAGAVEEYDAPRYAGRLVRYLLASGALDFPGGVPASILHSGEQWDYPNAWPPLQSILIGGLEASGNEEAQKLAQEQAVIWMRSNYLGYSTWQKMFEKYSAVQPGHQGGGGEYQVQDGFGWTNGVVLELLQRYGRDITLHDRRGTTLPYVRQVL from the coding sequence ATGTTACAGAATCTGCGTCGCTATGCGCCGCTTTACCCGGTTCTAGGAATTCTGGGCGCGTGTGCTCAGGCGTTGACAGTCGTTCCTTCATGCAATTCCTCAATTTATTGCACTGGTGAACTTCTACACAGAGTGCAACTTGCAAGGATATTTCCCGATTCGAAAACTTTCGTCGATCTTAAGCTCGTTCACACTGAGAATGAAACGCTTGCAGATTTTGCGAAGCTAATGCAAAAAACTGCCAACAATCCATCGCGGGATCAATTAGCCGGTTTCTTGGATCAACATTTCTTAGATGGAAATGAACTCGAACAGTGGCGGCCTCCTGACTTCAACCCGGATCCACCTATATTAAAACAGATTACTGATCCGAAGCTTCGGGAATTTGCAAAGAATGTTATAGGATTTTGGGACAAGCTGGGTAGAAAAGTGAACCCTGATGTCAACACGCATTCCAATCAATACAGTTTCCTTTATGTTCCTAATGGGTTTATTGTTCCCGGTGGTCGTTTTAAAGAGCTTTATTATTGGGATTCATTCTGGATTATACGCGGTCTCCTCATTTGCAATATGACACAGACTGCTAAGGGTatgatagaaaatttattgtatttagtaGAAAAGTTCGGATATATACCGAACGGGAGCCgagtttattatttaggaAGAAGTCAGCCTCCGATGTTAGCTGCAATGGtagctatttattacacatataCCGATGATTTAGCTTGGTTAGAAAAACACCTGCCAACTGTCGAAAAAGAACTACAGTATTGGTTAGAGAAAAAGAAAGTAACAGTAGAAGTAAAAGGCAAGCATTATGTACTGCTCCGCTATTTTGCCGATCGATCTGGTAAAGGTCCACGACCAGAATCATATTTTGAAGATTACACCACTGCCCAAACTTTAGAAGATGCTATTAAAAGAGAAGAATTTTATGCCGAAATGAAAAGTGCTGCAGAAAGCGGATGGGACTTCTCAACACGGTGGTTTGTGACTGCCGGTCAAGATGTCATCGGCAAGTTAACTGATGTGCACGCCTCTAGAATTCTCCCGGTAGATTTAAACGCCATTTTTGCTGGAGCACTCGAACTAGTAGGCGACTTCCGGAATAAACTAAAGGATAGAAGAGAAGCTAAAAAATGGTGGAGCCTAGCTAAATATTGGAGGAATGCGATAGAAAATGTTATGTGGGATGATGCGGATGGTGTCTGGTATGATTATGACGCTAAGGCGGAGGCACCTAGGCGACACTTTTATCCAAGTTGCACTGCTCCACTTTGGGCTGGTGCTGTAGAGGAATACGATGCACCGCGATACGCTGGCCGATTAGTAAGGTACTTGCTTGCGTCGGGGGCTTTGGATTTCCCCGGCGGCGTACCAGCGTCGATCTTACACTCGGGAGAGCAGTGGGATTATCCAAATGCCTGGCCACCTTTACAGAGCATTTTGATAGGTGGCCTCGAAGCCAGCGGCAACGAGGAAGCACAGAAACTAGCACAGGAACAGGCTGTTATATGGATGCGTTCTAACTACTTGGGCTACAGTACATGGCAAAAAATGTTCGAGAAGTATAGTGCCGTACAACCTGGTCACCAAGGCGGAGGGGGCGAGTATCAAGTTCAGGATGGCTTTGGATGGACAAATGGAGTTGTGCTAGAGTTACTTCAGAGATACGGCAGAGATATTACCTTGCATGATCGGCGAGGTACTACATTACCGTACGTACGCCAAGTATTATAG
- the LOC111002001 gene encoding acylamino-acid-releasing enzyme isoform X1: MDSVQCKAFAMTGQIERIVQVYKTLSKIPSILGARLNNSGTKVSSKWSVRNIDKGKHSQFAVNYILDEDLKVVAESDFGINISNELLSAVSPKETYKAIIREEKNGKDNKCFLEVWSKNCLAHSIDLTALDIHGNVYADAEFGSLDWSPDEKSLIYIAEQKPKKSEPYIKRKPADKEANGDGDKRIIPGEEYIYKPDWGEQLVGKKRSVVVKCDLDTESLTLLDGIPEAMCPGQVKFTSDGRAVVGVVWQVFDPTRLGLIFCTNRLSHIFYLSLDGVYRRLSRPEGAVRSPRLSPEGDVVWLQRTLGGPHHACHQIVRLRKNDLDSVIAEQINESKEEILLDIVDDKMYIKNGTFHGMYGLSLPLKCFSGGRLIFSTPCLNEINSYVLDLESKIITNISLVPAGSTSVLCVVEDKVLASYSNVKTPGQLYIAKIPQRGSEMSIQWVRVSSPNPVPELSDAQVEYMNLEHPNCEDDVKSFNCILVSSSEKRPLVVWPHGGPHSAFVNAYSLETAFFHLLGFSSLQINYRGSIGAGDASVHFLPERIGTADVIDCKYATDQAVKQFAIDEKRLCLYGGSHGGFLVAHLSGQYPGVYKAVVARNPVIDCSSMSGVTDIPDWCYVEAGLNYHESGEVLDKEILAMRRCSPIVHAHKVIAPTALMLGSNDKRVPCYQGLDYAKRLKANGVNTRVYMYEDNHSLSSLNSEMDNLINGADWFLTHLKE, from the exons ATGGATAGTGTACAGTGTAAGGCTTTTGCAATGACTGGGCAG ATTGAAAGAATTGTACAGGTTTATAAAACCTTGTCAAAAATCCCATCCATCCTTGGAGCACGACTAAATAATTCTGGTACTAAAGTGTCATCAAAATGgtcagttagaaacattgacAAAGGAAAACATAGCCAGTTTGCTGTTAATTATATCCTTGATGAAGATTTGAAGGTGGTTGCTGAAAGTGATTTTGGCATAAACATCAGTAATGA ATTGCTCTCGGCTGTATCACCAAAAGAGACATACAAAGCCATAATAAGGGAAGAAAAAAATggtaaagataataaatgctTCTTGGAAGTCTGGTCCAAAAACTGCCTTGCACATTCAATAGATTTGACAGCATTGGATATACATGGGAATGTTTATGCTGATG CTGAATTTGGAAGTCTGGACTGGTCACCGGATGAAAAGAGTTTGATATACATTGCTGAGCAGAAACCAAAGAAATCTGAACCCTATATTAAGAGGAAACCAGCCGATAAAGAAGCGAATGGAGATGGTGATAAGAGAATTATACCT ggtgaagaatatatttacaagCCAGATTGGGGTGAACAGCTAGTTGGTAAGAAACGGTCAGTGGTGGTCAAATGTGACCTGGATACGGAATCTCTCACTCTGCTTGATGGAATACCAGAAGCCATGTGCCCTGGGCAG GTAAAATTCACGTCCGACGGCCGTGCAGTCGTAGGTGTGGTCTGGCAGGTCTTTGACCCTACTCGACTCGGACTCATATTTTGTACGAACAGACTAAGTCATATATTCTACTTGAGCCTTGATGGTGTTTATC GTAGGTTAAGTAGACCTGAAGGCGCTGTCAGGTCCCCCAGACTGTCTCCAGAGGGAGACGTCGTGTGGCTCCAGCGAACACTTGGGGGGCCGCATCATGCCTGCCATCAGATCGTCAGGCTGAGGAAGAATGAC CTAGACAGTGTAATTGCAGAACAGATTAATGAAAGCAAAGAGGAAATACTATTGGATATAGTAGATgacaaaatgtatattaaaaacggGACATTTCATGGCATGTATGGCCTAAGTTTACCCCTAAAATGCTTTAGCGGGGGCCGATTGATTTTCAGTACTCCGTGTCTCAATGAGATTAATAGCTACGTTTTGGATTTAG AAAGCAAAATTATAACGAATATCTCGCTGGTGCCGGCTGGTTCTACGTCAGTACTGTGCGTGGTGGAAGACAAGGTATTGGCGTCCTACTCTAATGTCAAAACTCCGGGACAG TTGTACATCGCAAAGATTCCGCAACGCGGATCGGAAATGTCAATACAATGGGTTCGTGTGAGTTCACCAAACCCGGTTCCTGAGCTAAGCGATGCTCAAGTTGAGTATATGAACTTGGAGCATCCGAACTGCGAGGATGACGTCA AATCCTTCAACTGCATATTGGTAAGCAGCAGCGAGAAGCGCCCTCTGGTGGTTTGGCCCCACGGTGGACCGCATTCAGCCTTCGTCAACGCATATTCTTTGGAAACGGCCTTCTTCCACTTACTAG GCTTCTCGAGCCTCCAAATAAATTACCGCGGTTCAATTGGTGCGGGAGATGCTTCCGTACATTTTCTACCGGAACGCATCGGGACCGCTGATGTCATTGACTGCAAATATGCTACTGATCAGGcg GTGAAGCAGTTCGCAATAGACGAGAAGCGGCTGTGTTTGTATGGCGGGTCGCATGGTGGATTTTTGGTAGCGCATCTCAGTGGTCAGTACCCGGGCGTTTATAAGGCTGTGGTTGCCAGAAACCCTGTTATTGATTGCTCCTCTATGTCTGGAGTCACGGATATACCTGATTG GTGTTACGTAGAAGCTGGTCTTAATTACCACGAGTCCGGTGAAGTGTTGGACAAAGAGATTCTGGCCATGCGCAGATGTTCGCCAATAGTCCACGCCCACAAGGTTATAGCACCCACCGCTTTGATGCTGGGTTCAAATGATAAACGGGTACCTTGTTACCAAGGACTGGACTATGCTAAAAGGTTGAAGGCTAATGGGGTCAATACGag agTATACATGTACGAAGATAATCATTCTCTGAGCAGCTTAAATTCGGAAATGGATAATCTCATCAACGGTGCCGATTGGTTCCTGACCCATTTGAAGGAATAA
- the LOC110994751 gene encoding transcription factor Adf-1 isoform X2, giving the protein MNEIDLIKEVEKRPILYDKSVSGFNKTKLRDDAWKEVQEALNVSEAECKKRWRSLRDSFIKLQRTHGGRTRWPYHNAMRFLLPHIEPKSETLIKRETSDSETEEEVRHRPGQSLPDLFLEPRLDDEDDFQPKKPRLNSSDDELQRTDPDELFLLSCASTLKRLNAKQNAVARLKIQQVLYEAEFGTQMELPYVTPASDCDYENVDGSVE; this is encoded by the exons atgaatgaaattgatttaattaaagaggTAGAGAAACGTCCTATTTTGTACGACAAATCAGTGAgtggttttaataaaacaaagttgaGGGATGACGCCTGGAAGGAGGTCCAGGAAGCGTTGAACGTGTCAG AAGCCGAATGTAAAAAGCGATGGCGTTCATTGCGGGATTCATTCATAAAACTGCAGCGGACTCACGGTGGACGCACGCGTTGGCCATACCACAATGCCATGAGGTTCCTTTTACCACATATAGAACCGAAATCTGAAACTTT AATTAAACGAGAAACCTCAGACTCGGAAACAGAAGAAGAAGTCCGTCACCGTCCAGGTCAATCTCTTCCTGATCTCTTTTTAGAACCGCGACTAGATGATGAAGACGACTTTCAGCCGAAGAAACCTCGACTGAACTCCTCAGATGATGAGCTTCAGAGAACAGACCCGGATGAGCTATTCCTATTAAGTTGCGCGTCGACCCTCAAAAGACTTAATGCCAAGCAAAATGCTGTAGCTAGATTGAAAATACAACAG GTACTATATGAAGCTGAATTCGGCACTCAAATGGAGCTTCCATACGTCACTCCGGCCAGCGATTGTGATTATGAAAACGTTGACGGTTCAGtcgaataa